ggggtaagtgcaacaggacggtagtcattgaagcaggatggagatggcttctttgggactgggatgattagattagattagattagattcaactttattgtcactgcacatgtaggtacaaggcaacgaaatgcagttagcatctaaccagaagtgcaataagcagtaagtacagaataaaggtctataatatgtacaataactatacaggtaagtattatggacataatttacagatattaaatactataagcacgatatacagataggtgtactatgaacatactatacagatgggctatgtaaaagtgtatgtacactataggcagaactatgaacataatttacagtattgaaatggacagtaaagtgcatagaaaaaaaaatatttcaatgtgcaaatggattatacagtgttcctggatgaacaggcagtagtgcaagtaataacaagttactttttgcttgttgtgagtaaataaataaattagagtgttgaagagggggaggagtctgtgtgtgtggtgtgtgggggtgttgaggggtgtcagagggcagagttcagcaaggagacagctttagggaaaaagctgttcctgaatcttgtggtccttgtccggaggctcctgaaacgccttccggaggggaggaggttaaacagtccgtggccagggtgagaggagtccttgagaatgctgcgagctcgacgtagacagcgtttcctctggatgtcctcaagagcaggaagtggtgtccctgtgattcgttgggcagttttcaccaccctctgcagtgccttgcggtcagccactgagcagttcccataccagactgtgatgcaactggtcaggatgctctcgatcgcacaccggtaaaagttcaccaggatggttgaagacagctggttcttcttcagtgtcctgaggaagaaaaggcgctggtgagcctttttgacgaggctggaggtgtttgtagtccaggacaggtcctccgagatggtggttcccaggaacttgaagctggagacacgttcaacaaccatcccgttaatgtggatggggtcatgcgtgcttcctttcttcttcctgaagtccacaatgagctccttggtcttattggtgttaaggagcaggttattgtcagcgcaccatgtggccaggtgctgtacctcttccctgtaggcagtctcatcgttgtcactgatgaggccaatcaccgtggtgtcatctgcaaacttaatgatggagttggatccatgcacaggcttgcagtcgtgggtgtaaagggagtagaggaatgggctcagcacacagccctgtggtacgccagtgttaagtgtgatggtggtggagtggttgtggcctgaccgaacatgctgaggcctgttggtcagaaagtccataatccagttgcagagggaggtgttaatgtccaggtctccaagttttgtggtcagcttggagggaatgacggtgttaaatgctgaactgaagtcaacaaacaacatcctaacatacgtgttgttatggtccaggtgtgtgagtgcagagtgcagcactgtgcatactgcatcctctgtactcctatttctgcggtaggcaaattggtgtgggtccagtgtgggtgggaggcagtctttgagatgtgctaggaccagtcgctcgaagcacttcataatgatgggtgtgagtgctacggggcgatagtcattgaggcacgttggggaggagtgttttggtactggcacaatggatgtggacttaaaacatgtaggcacagttgcttgggtgagggacatgttgaaaatgtctgtgaagacccctgcaagctgctctgcacatgccctaagcacacgtccgggaatgccatccgggccagcagccttgcgtgcgttgatctggctcagtgcagtgtggacatctgtggaggtgagtttgagaggttggtggtctgaagaggctgagattttggtggccgtctccttgctgtcgctgttgaagcgagcataaaagtcatttagctcgttaaggaaggagacgtccgtgactgttggtgtggagttgcttgacttgtagtcactgatgatctggatgccctgccacatgcgtcggggtcagagttggaaaagtgttcctctaccttcaacttgtagcagtactttgcctttttgatgcccctattcaggttagccctggatttactgtaggcctgagcgttgTTTGACCTGAAAGtggtgttgcgggctttcagcagaagtcgcacctctttgttcatccatggcttctgattagggtatgttgttatctgtttttctgttgttacactgtcaatggtggagttgatgtgatccagtacagaggaggtgtagatatcaatgtccgtgtgagagccacaggcagcctgtgaagcaaacatactccagtcagtgtgttgaaacctatcttgaagtaaagagtctgctccagttggccacactttgatggtcctcacagatggcttcacacggttgatgaggggtgaatacttaggggtgagaaacaaagaaaggtgatcagactgtccgaggtgggggagggggttCGCGATGTAggctccattaatgtttgtataaacatgatccaaagttttgtctcctctggtgtggcaggaaacatgctggtgaaatttgggaagtactgtttttaatttgcagtgattaaaatcaccagcgacaataaaagcagcctccgggtgagcagtctgttgtttactaatggctgcatgaagttcgttcaaagcaagcttggcattagcatctggtggaatatagactgcggttattatggtggaagtgaactcccttggcagataaaaaggtctacatttaaccatgagaaactctaggttagctgagcagtgtctcccaacaatgacagtgttcgtacaccaagctttgttgacataaatgcacaatccaccacctcttgtcttgccggagtcatctgccgttctatctgcccggagcatgtagcgtcctgctagctcaatagcattgttcggtacgtcgctgtgtagccatgtttctgtgaaaaccatgacattgcagtccagaagtctcttactgtgggtgatgcggagtcgtaactcatccattttgttcaccagtgaccgcacattagcgaggaaaatgctgggtaaagagagccggagcggtgttagctttagcttagctcttagacctccgtgcttcccccgcctttgtttacgatctcgacgccgcctgcgagcacttccgcccggccgggtagagtgcgaagcctcgggtgttctagcgatctcagggatgagtcgaagattggtgataaaactgctggtaaagtcctcaccgatatccaaaagctcctgtcgggtgtatgatgttaaagcaaagctgttcagtacgaacagacccgagatgagcaggaataaaactgcaaaattgcaaaaactggagagacgctgagcctcgcgatgtgttcgcgccgccatcttggtcttTTAATGATGGTGGTGGTTTtaaaacatgtgggaacaacagcctgactcagtgatatgttgaaaatgtctgtgaagacatcagtgagttctgctgcacagtctttcagtacacgcccagggatgttgtcagaacccagagctttgcgtgcattgatcctgctgaaggatctcctcacgctgtctggggtcagcgttatcacctggtcgccgggaggaggtggagtcttctgtgcagtggtgctgttttgttgctcaaagcgagcgaagaaggtgttcagctcgttcagcagagagatgttgttgtcacaggtccgtggtgggggcttgtagtccgtaatggtctgtatcccctgccacaggttccttgtgtctctgctgtcgctgaattgatgagctatcctcctggagtgctgtctcttagcctctctgatgttctcaggcccacctcatctccagctctgaaggcagcgttccgcatcttcaggagtctgtagacctcccctgtcatccatggcttctgattggcccggacagtgatggtttttgtgaccgttacatcatcaatacattGATTGATGTAGGCAGttacagtctctgagtactcctggaggtcagtggtgttattgcatgtggcagcctgtttaaacatgtcccagtcagttgtgttgaagcagtcctgaagaatctctgatgatccttctggccacactttaatctgtttttaaactggtttggcgactttaatgagcggtctgtatgcaggcattagcataacagtgatgtggtctgaagctccgagtgggggagggggaggggtttgtaagctcctctctgtgtggtgtaaacaaagtccaaaatgttattacctcatgttggaaagttgatgtgctgcTGTATTTTTGgttcagcatggttgaaatccccagctatgatgagaaatgcatcggggtgtgctgtctgctgctcactgatgtgctggtacagttcatttagtgcgtcgttcctgttgctgctgatgttgaatgggggaatgtacaccgaaatgagcagtacagcagtatattccctcggcagatagaacggctggcacttaataatcataaactccaccagggttgagcagtgtttgctgatcacaacagtatcgcggcaccacgcatcattgatgtaaacacaaaggccGCCGCCGtgggtttttcctcccgcgacgagagctttgtccgctcgatagcacgtcagctggtcgagctgaatagcaccagtggtggacagtaacggagtagctttacttcgttactgtacttaagtacatttttcaagtatctgtactttactggagtagttttattttgagcaacttttacttttacttcactacattccaaagcataaaatcgtactttttacttcactacatttcataaaacatatcgttactccctataatatatcacgtgctccgacactcagaagcggtgtctgattcatcatgaacgaactgagtcttttcaaaataaacttttaaatcggatcgcgaatcacaccaaacaattcgtttacgaattagaatgatccaattgcagctgttctggagtcgaccactcactgattcaaatgaaccgtttagtgcgagtctacagaagtaagaaccgggagatcttgtgagcacgcgtgcgtctgatgttgctaaaagtaacttattaatatcaaaattttggattaattattgtaactgaaaatcatatttgggtcaaaactgtcagttgtttgggaactaaatgcATTGTAAAGAGTGAtttatttaagcccactgaaatgctcgagtgcagaagatgcagacacatcaattctaggtaaaaaaaaaacaacaacaacaaaaaaaaaacataaaataacacagattaaatacaataacttgtgcacgttcaaattcatcgctgccgtaatgttaacagtttaattaaaatgtcctttgtgacgtttgtttttatattgtttatcgacagtaacgttatacatatgtatattgtttggattaactagacgagtagacagacatgaatgttcatcgtactgaaaataagtaaatattgttagctgatgctaactgtctagctaataagcttgttggtgctaagttgatgtaatttttataaataatgtccaaatatttttattcagccacctatctggttagaaaagaaaggatgtgatgttcagaacatggtaactacagtaattatcagtgggaagagatgcaccccatttggccataggtgtttttaaaccacagacaagatttgagaaggaaaaaatcattatgaaaattcttttattatttttttccttaaaatgttctttctaacttcaggccttattatcatgtcatatttatagtacagaccaaaagtttggacacaccttctcattcaaagagttttctttattttcatgactatgaaaattgtagattcacactgaaggcatcaaaactatgaattaacacatgtggaattttatatggaattatatacataacaaaaaagtgtgaaacaactgaaaatatgtaatattgtaggttcttcaaagtaaccaccttctgctttgattactgctttgcacactcttggcattctcttgatgagcttcaagaggtagtcacctcaAATGGTCTTCCatcagtcttgaaggagttccccgagagatgcttagcacttgttggtccttttgccttctgtctgcggtccagctcacccctaaaccatctcgattgggttcaggtccggtgactgtggaggccaggtcatctggcgcagcaccccatcactctccttcttgctcaaatagcccttgatgccttcagtgtgactctacaattttcatagtcataaaaataaagaaaactctttgaatgagaaggtgtgtccaaacttttggtctgtactgtaactttgatgttctgtaaaacaacaaactttaaaatactttgttcttactggtgaaaatcagatggtcatctctgttttctctcaggaacatcacagtgtaagcttcacagttaacatcactctcatcagcgtagtccatatcaacaacaaaaatatatcttgactccatatggtggttattttgaaaaaatccaaggtattttgagcagtaggattataaaaaaatttgctaatataaaattaaattaagtagccaatataaaattgcaaacatctatctcgccgtacttttttacttaagtacataaaacattgagtacttttgtactttcacttgagtaaaattgaaaaaggagtacttttacttttactggagtaatattttaccatatgtatctgtacttttactcaagtacttgatttgtgtacttcgtccaccactgaataGCAccatctggaacgctgttgctgagccatgtttccgtgaacacaaaaacacaacagtctcttacagtcctctgagttgagcgtagtaaacgaatgtagtccagtttattatcCAACGAGCGTACGTGGGGagcgatggtggggatagatggcttgtgtgggttagccgttagcctagcccggatacctccgcgcttccccctcttctgcttcctctcacaccgcaccactaaggcatgtttataaaaaattactgaaatgtcctaattgaactatggcctaatcctggtttaAGGCTAAGCCCTGTCTATGAaacatagacagatagacagacaaatgcatcaaatttataaaatatgctatttatacaAACACTTGTATATGTGTACTCTATAAgcagtttttctgcatataattatataaaaaattaaatgttaaaactagTAAAATTAAACTagtaaataaactataaaactaGTTAAAAAATGGCACTATTTGTAATATACCGAGGTTACTTTCTggccataacaaaaaaaaaactacacaccTCATATTTTACGGTTAAAGAACTGTTCAAGCTAGAAACATAGTAATGACTGTAATTATGATCCAATCATAGTTTCTAAAGtgtttgcatttttacatttataaaagcaactgttttgttgttgttgttgttgtatatatatatatatatatatatatatatatatatattgggggggGGGTCAAGGCAGTGTATATAGTTTTAAAACTGTTCATAAAATTGTATGGttttataatttgaaaaaaaatatatataatttttttagcaaCAGTCATTAATTCTATTTAAAGAAAATCCAGCAGACATCATTTCTATTAGGATCATGATAAAATGAGGCTGAATGCTCACCTTTGACCTCAAGGCTCATTTTAACCCTCTGATGTATAGTGGCCTCTACATTGGACAGATAGCTGGAAGCAATTTTTAAACGTTGTCTACGATTCCATTTAATTGTTGTCTTTTTatctattgttttgttttgttttgagataTTTTGAGATATTGCGTAATATATTCAAAATGGCGGTTGGAAAAGAGGATCCACCTCGAACCTCGTGAATAAGTGTTGAATACTTTTATTCTCAGAAAGCCAGACATgtacaaacaataatttttttagtcAAATAGGAGATCAGAAATAAATTAATCCAGTTTCTAACAATATTtttcttgtacattttttttctgtgacagaAAATATATCTGTCCACTACAGTGGACGTCATGCACCAAAGGGTACAATTCTGCCTATGGCCTTGTAGATTCTGccttattttgtatgttttattaaaattatgatATAATTTACACTTGAATGGTTTTATTGAAAGTCTTCAGATGttatcatttatttcaatatttatttatcaggTCATATTAAATTGTAGGcatgtatactgtacatactgtatgaGTGCAGATATATGTGTGCATGATTGTGTTCGAGGGTGTGGTGGGAGGGTGTGCTCACATGTGCTCAGACAATTCCTCACACACCCCTGGGCCATGGACACACACTCTTACATTTTCTTATACGGGACGTCCCACACTATAAGCACACCTTATATAAATACCTTTTACTGCAGCGTTTTTAAGATATGAACATTATTACGACCCCATTTCTATGTAGAAACAGCTAAGGGTTAGTTCTTAAAcaggacgtcccatactatttgcaacATAAAATCATTTTACTGCAGTATTTTCACGATATGAAAAATGATTACACTTTAGAGAGCTACAAAGATagtatttctaataagtagaaaaaaaatgtatggtcaATTCTTATACGGGACATCCCATACTTTATGCACACCTCGTTCCAGTAGATTATTTTACGGCGCTGTGAATACGGGAAGCTCTGACCGCATGCAATTGTTGATGAACACCCAATTCCTAAACTAGGCTAAatctcatattattttatttacaagttttgtgtttgtttatcccgtttttttttctgattgcatctgaaaagtactttttaatcccccccccccccccaaacaaataaaaaaagttgccTGCCCCCTCACTTTATGTGCTCTGTTGGGGACCCTGATCACAAACCTGTCCTATCCGCAAACAAGCCCTGCAAATATGCCATTAGATAAAACATAGGCAATTTATTTTCTCTTCAAAGTTGAGCAGCAACACATCACTGGAACAGAATAATACATTCACACAGAGCACTGATTTAAACCTGATGTGATTTACTGTCATAATTTAACAAATAGCAAATCAAATCATACACATTAAACACAAATGAGAGTTAGTGGATAAACATGTTGCACATTGGTCTTCACATCTCAAATGGCTATCATGAGAACCACAtgataatatgaataaaaacacagTTCAGACTGATAAGCCTGTAGTATTGGTTTACACACTGttactgttattgcattcctgacacgGGTCAGACCCCCAGTCCCCTCACAGATATCAAATACAGACATTGCTTCTAAGTAACATAAAGAAAACCATGATTATGTGTTTATTATATTCTGGAAGAGGAGGGAATTGGAAATGCACctcttcaattaaaaaaaaatatcttcagttTGAATgggtcaacaacaaaaaaatcttattttttgtaGATATATCCTGACATCTTCTAAGAGGATATCATATTATTTCTAGAATTTTAAACAAGCTTTCTTGTTTCTGTCAAGCCAGTTTAAGTAtgtatagtaaatattttttaaagtgcgTTGTATTGTAAGTCTGATCATGACTGAGTCTCTTACTGAACTCCACACATGTCCTGTTTTCCTGTGGCTCGGACCACACGTACTACTTCCTCTATATTAGTGACTCCTTTTCTTTCAAGTTCCTTTATGGTGTTAAATTCATCCCCTATCTCCTGCAACCATCTGACTAGAACTGTTATGTACTCATGAGTTTTGAATGAATGGGTTTCTTCACACTGAGACTCTGCAGCTAAACCCAACTGCTCCATTTTCTCATGTAATTTCATTTTCTGAATCTCTTGAATGCATTTCTCTGTTCCCTCAAATGTTTCATTTCTGAAGTAGCCTTTATTTTCTGCCACCATCATCTCTATTTTACGCATCAGGTTTTTAAACTGAGGGAAACTGGCAGAGTTGTTGTTCAGACAGAAGAATCGTCTTCCACAGCTGTGAACGAGGGACTGAAGATCTGGATCAGCATTCTGTAGATAGTCTTCAATGGTTTTATTGTCTTTATCTAACTGATCTTTGTGGGTAAAGATGATCATGGTGTATTTTTCTATCTGTTCTCCAAACACTTCTTTGAGATGTTCCACTGTATTTTTCTCCTCCTCAGTGAATCGACCCACtctaatgacaataataaaagcATGCGGTCCAGGAGACGAGTATGTTATGCATTTCAATAGTTCAGTTTGAACCTCCTCTTCACTGAGTTTATTATCAAAAAGTCCTGGTGTGTCGATCACTGTTATCTTTTTACCCATCCTCTCAATAGTTTTTGAGCTGCACTGTTTGGTCAGAGATATTGAACTGGCTGAAGATTCAAATACGTTTCTGCCGATGATGGTGTTTCCAGTGGCACTTTTCCCAGATCCAGTTTTTCCCAGCAGAACCAGCCTGATCTGGTATTTCCTCTCAGCAGTCACATTGGTCAACTCTGAAGATTTGGCTGGAGACTCTCCTGAAACTAGAACAGAAAGATCAAATGATTAATAAAGCTCAGTGTATTCGTCCCTTTAGATCACTGCAACAAACTAGTGAACATATTGTcaaaaatttgtattattaacgTCATTTATAATGACAAAAACCTACAAATGACATCAGGAGCATCCTTGCTTGCTCTCCTCCTCATTCGTTCCATGCAAAATTTCCCTCTGTTTTCCTCCATCCTTTCTCCAATCTTCTGCAGTAGTTCTTGTACCTGATCATCTGATTTGCTCTTGTTATTGAAACAGTGAAACGTTCCTCCACATAAAGTCACCAGCTGCTGGAGATCAGCATGATCATTGCTTTGTAGATGTTCATCAGTGGTCTCACCCAGATCATCTAGTTCATCTCTATGTGTGAACAGAATCATGATGTACTTCTGTATTTCAGGACCAAATAAACcctttatataatacaatatctCTTCCTCGTTTTCCACATTTCTCACTACAGGCACAACCAGCAGAACTGAACTGAGACCTGCTGCACATCGAGAGACCAGTTGCTCTTTCAGTTCTTCCAGCTGCTCTTCATTCAGATCTGGATCCAGTAGATCTGGACAAGCAATCACATGCACCTGCTTCCCACCAATAAGTGTTTTACCTTCAAAATCTTCAACAAACTCATTTTCAGCTTCATGCTTGTTCTGTTGTACATGAACTTTAAACTTTCTTTCTCTCAGTATAGTGTTTCCAGATGAGCTTTTCCCAGAGCCCTTTCTGCCCATCAGAAGAATCCTGATCACTGGATCATCTGAACTGGAGCTGATCGCTGACATCTCTGAAAGAATTATGAtatctcaagtcaagtcaagaggTCATTCATGCATGCAAAGTATAAGAAAAATAAGTTgctctaaaacaaaaaaaaaagttcaaacctGCAAGGTAAACcaattgaacatttttttaaatgtatatttttattttttatttgttgctaCTGATGTCTTATTTAGCTTTTTGCTCAACATTTAGAAGGTGCTTTCCAACTTCCAACTGAACATCAGTGTCTTTAGGCATCCAAATAGGGATTCTGATGTGAAGGCAgtaaacatctttattttaaagtgtcatcTGTGTTTGATAATGTTGCAGGCAGTGGTGTACTCATTTGCAAAACCGTGAGTGCAGCACATTAGCATTTGCATCCGCATctattaccgtttttttttttctctgctagAAAACATTGTTGACATTAATTACAATCCTTTATcatggttcaaatcatacttCTCTTCATTGAAATAAGAGGTATCACAttaatcacaagtgcagtatggagtacctcaaggctcagtactagggccattgcttttcacgctttacatgttgcccttgggagatatcatcaggaaacatggtgttagctttcactgttatgctgatgatgctcagctctatatttatttGCAGTCTGGCGAAACATACCaaattgaaaaactaatggatgacgagtaatttcttacttctAAATTTATGTTGAATGTTATACCTAAAACCTCCACATGTAATTACCTACAACACTTTCTAAGACTAAATGGCTGCTCTGTCAagtcttcatcatcagttagaatcatcagatactatttaaactgaactgagttgAACGATGGCATCACTGActtcaataatgaactgcctttaactgcaAACTGAGTGTTCACTGTTGTCCTTTAGCATTATTGACACATTTTTTCCTAtttgatactgtaaagctgctttgatacaatctgtattgttaaaagagcaatataaataaaagtgacttgacttaaaATAAGTGTTAAAGAATGTTTTTATGTCATCATTTTAAGAACGGATTGGAtcactatattattttttatgtaaaagagCAAGCTTTGTCAATGGTAGCGCTCGCTGCTAACTTGCTCATGAACTCTTCTCTGTACCATATCACAACAGATTACAATGTCAATGTTatcttctcaatattattaactcgtcgttatcttaaGGTCATGTccaaaaaccattcaagctagtggaactggcaaattataggcccatttcaaatcttccatttatgtctaaaatttctGAAatagttgtgtctgctcaattgagctccttcataaaaaaaattatctgaatgAAGAATTtctaattcataaaaatacaaatgacttgcttctggcatcagatcaaggctgcatctcattgccaGTTTtacttggtaatattattagaaaatacgggattagttccCAATGTTatactgatgatactcaactaaatatctcaacgagaccagatgaaacttcccaattatctaagctaacagagtgtgttaaacatgtaaaagattggatgaccaattattttctcctattaaattcagataagacaaaGATGTTACTTACTGGACCAAAAGACAGttcac
The nucleotide sequence above comes from Carassius gibelio isolate Cgi1373 ecotype wild population from Czech Republic chromosome B3, carGib1.2-hapl.c, whole genome shotgun sequence. Encoded proteins:
- the LOC127952538 gene encoding GTPase IMAP family member 8, which translates into the protein MAEGTSKMSAISSSSDDPVIRILLMGRKGSGKSSSGNTILRERKFKVHVQQNKHEAENEFVEDFEGKTLIGGKQVHVIACPDLLDPDLNEEQLEELKEQLVSRCAAGLSSVLLVVPVVRNVENEEEILYYIKGLFGPEIQKYIMILFTHRDELDDLGETTDEHLQSNDHADLQQLVTLCGGTFHCFNNKSKSDDQVQELLQKIGERMEENRGKFCMERMRRRASKDAPDVIFSGESPAKSSELTNVTAERKYQIRLVLLGKTGSGKSATGNTIIGRNVFESSASSISLTKQCSSKTIERMGKKITVIDTPGLFDNKLSEEEVQTELLKCITYSSPGPHAFIIVIRVGRFTEEEKNTVEHLKEVFGEQIEKYTMIIFTHKDQLDKDNKTIEDYLQNADPDLQSLVHSCGRRFFCLNNNSASFPQFKNLMRKIEMMVAENKGYFRNETFEGTEKCIQEIQKMKLHEKMEQLGLAAESQCEETHSFKTHEYITVLVRWLQEIGDEFNTIKELERKGVTNIEEVVRVVRATGKQDMCGVQ